In Kutzneria kofuensis, the DNA window CACCACACGCTGGCCAACGACTACTTCAACAACACCAGCTACGGCAACCACCCCGACTTCAACATGCTCGGCGTGAACAGCAGCGGCGCGGCCGTCGGCCTGGGCAACCTGCGCAACAACATCGCCTACACCGGCACCCTGTTGTCGAACATGTCCGGCACCAGCGCCTCGTACAACTCCTGGAACCTGGGCGTCTCCCTGTCCGACGCCCAGTTCCGCAGCGTGTCGACGTCCGGTTGGGACGCGCCCCGGCAGGCCGACGGCAGCCTGCCCGTGCTGCCCAACTTCCGCCTCGCCGCCACCAGCGGCCTCATCGACAAGGGCACGAACGTCGGCCTGCCGTACAACGGGCGGGCGCCGGACCTCGGCGCCTTCGAGTCCTGATCCCCCTGCCAGACAAGGAGCTCACCGTGAACGACAAGCCCGAGACCCAACTGGGGCGGCGCAGCCTGCTGCTCGGCGCGGCCGCCGGCGCCGGCGCGCTCGTGCTCGGCACCAGCGCCCTGCCCCGGGCGCTGGCCGCCGCCGCGCCGGCCGCTCCCGCCGCGACCACCTTCTTCAAGGCCGTCGACATCAGCTGGGCGCCGCAGATGCAGGCCCACGGCTACAGCTGGAAGAACGCCAGCGGGCAGAGCCAGGACCTGCTGACCATTCTCAAGGGTTACGGCATCAGCGCGGTCCGGCTGCGCACGTTCGTCAACCCCAGCGGCGACCCCGCCAACGGCCACTGCAGCATCGCCGAGGTGGCGGCGTTCGCGAAAAAGATCAAGGACGCCGGCATGTCGATCATGCTGGACTACATGTTCGGCGACACCTGGAACTCCGTCGGCGTGCAGAACCCGCCCGGGGCCTGGAAGAACATGAGCTACAGCCAGATGCTCTCGGCGATGAACAGCTACGTCAACCAGAGCATGAACGTCATGAAGAGCAACGACGTGCTGCCCACCTGGGTGCAGATCGGCAACGAGATCAACAGCGGCATCTGCCACCCCGTCGGCAGCGTCTCCAACCCGGGCCAGATGACCGGCCTGCTCAACGCCGCGTACAACCAGGTCAAGCAGGTGTCGCCGAGCACGACCGTGTGCATCCACTTGGCCCAGCCGCAGAAGTACGACTCGATGCAGACGTTCTTCAGCCGCTACTCCGGCAACGGCGGCAAGTGGGACATGTCCGTGTTCTCCTCCTACGGCAGCGCCAGCCTGGCCGGCGGCATCGTCGGCAACATGAAGAAGATCTCCGACGCCTACCACAAGCCGTTCATGCAGACCGAGTTCGGCGGACCCGTGAGCAAGGTCTCCGCCACCGAGTCCGCGCTGGTGGCCTACCTCAAGGCGCTCAAGAGCAACGGCGGGCAGGGCCTGTTCTACTGGGAGCCCGAGTGCATGTCGCCGTTCACCGGCTACGGCAACGGCGCCTGGAACTCCTCGACCCGCCAGCCCACCGCGATCATGGACGGGTTCAAGCAGGTATGAGCACGATGACCAGGTTCGGGACGCGGGTGGCCGTGCTGCTGGCGGTCGGTCTCGTCGTGACGCAAGGCGCTGCCAGCGCCCGGCCCGCGCAGACCGCCGTCAAGGCGTCCGGGATCACCGCTACCGTGAACACCGACGGCAGCTACCAGATCCGCACCCGGCAGCCCGCCGACTGGACGTTCAGCGGGACCGTCGGCCACCCGCTGACCAGCCGGAGCAACACCGCCGGGAGCGACTCCATCGGCGGGTACCAGCAGGTGACCTTCGGCTACA includes these proteins:
- a CDS encoding glycosyl hydrolase 53 family protein, with amino-acid sequence MNDKPETQLGRRSLLLGAAAGAGALVLGTSALPRALAAAAPAAPAATTFFKAVDISWAPQMQAHGYSWKNASGQSQDLLTILKGYGISAVRLRTFVNPSGDPANGHCSIAEVAAFAKKIKDAGMSIMLDYMFGDTWNSVGVQNPPGAWKNMSYSQMLSAMNSYVNQSMNVMKSNDVLPTWVQIGNEINSGICHPVGSVSNPGQMTGLLNAAYNQVKQVSPSTTVCIHLAQPQKYDSMQTFFSRYSGNGGKWDMSVFSSYGSASLAGGIVGNMKKISDAYHKPFMQTEFGGPVSKVSATESALVAYLKALKSNGGQGLFYWEPECMSPFTGYGNGAWNSSTRQPTAIMDGFKQV